One Ascaphus truei isolate aAscTru1 chromosome 22, aAscTru1.hap1, whole genome shotgun sequence DNA segment encodes these proteins:
- the COIL gene encoding coilin, whose product MMATLPSAEWASGTSLSCATLAPTSRGARLPLHSPPGKMAAPSSSVRVRLCFDYPPPAIPESCMFWLLVDVKRCRVVTDLASIVRQRFFYSRRGGLSLYVEDCLLPPGESILVIRDNDCIRVKWDEMYPEDDTEPRNSSVHLPKKSRKRSRQKSEPEEESEDDVQLKTKKQKTDASRQDVTSESDRGSRKKVKKKKKKGSSLANDVSSNEQPVKSRKKTQDEESKKKGKKREVPEEQIVAKPVRKSLPSSPTKPSSDSKARRTRTPTSSSSDSSSTSDGPVVNTVQKKSLISPVEAKKQGRYAASIPVKKSAPSSTGNAACSGKTKKKGTSSSSSDSDFSKEKVVDATKNRDVPAASTLPLESASVSVQPPTTQPSSKASVSDSSDSDTLVIKKPMQTPLRSSLVPSSMGRGDALASYGVQGPAPNPIALGSGIGRGRGRGEDFPWRGQRGRGFRGRGRGDRGRGRGDGGNHGRGDGGNHGRGDGGNHGRGDGGNHGRGDGGNHGRGDDGYHGRGDGGYHGCGDGSNNGRGDGGNHGRGTGDSNKFFYNYETQKQQQLNESTTNSSVVIQNLPAVPSRDYNVLPLLAAPPQVGKTIAFKLLELTENYTPEVSEYKEGRIISFDPFTQQLEVDLLSRRSVYKEPGKFDLVYQCADGRDLVEYAVSQDSRITQSWGSLIEPRLVMDVVPEGPPCAEQAATKTL is encoded by the exons ATGATGGCAACGCTGCCCTCAGCAGAGTGGGCTTCAGGGACGTCACTTTCCTGTGCTACTTTGGCTCCTACGTCACGCGGAGCGCGACTCCCCCTTCACAGCCCCCCCggaaagatggcggcgcccagcaGCAGCGTGCGTGTCAGGTTGTGCTTTGATTACCCGCCGCCTGCCATCCCGGAAAGCTGCATGTTCTGGCTGCTGGTGGACGTGAAGAGGTGCCGGGTGGTGACCGACTTGGCCAGCATCGTCCGGCAGAGGTTCTTCTACAGCCGGCGGGGCGGGCTGAGCCTGTATGTGGAGGACTGCCTGCTGCCCCCCGGGGAGAGCATCCTTGTGATCCGGGATAATGACTGCATCAG AGTTAAGTGGGATGAAATGTATCCAGAAGATGACACTGAGCCAAGAAACTCTTCTGTTCATTTGCCCAAAAAGTCCAGAAAGAGATCCCGGCAGAAATCGGAGCCGGAAGAAGAGAGTGAAGATGATGTACAGTTAAAGACGAAAAAGCAGAAAACGGATGCATCTCGGCAGGATGTCACATCTGAGAGTGATCGTGGGTCAAGGAAgaaagtaaagaagaagaaaaagaaaggtaGTTCCTTGGCCAACGATGTCAGCAGTAATGAGCAGCCCGTAAAGAGCAGAAAGAAGACGCAGGATGAAGAATCGAAGAAGAAAGGCAAGAAACGTGAAGTTCCTGAGGAACAGATTGTGGCAAAACCGGTCAGGAAGAGTCTTCCTTCAAGTCCAACTAAACCAAGCTCTGATAGTAAAGCAAGAAGGACAAGAACGCCCACAAGCTCCAGTAGTGACTCCTCTAGTACTTCTGATGGTCCTGTGGTCAACACTGTGCAGAAGAAGTCCTTAATCTCTCCTGTGGAAGCAAAAAAGCAAGGTAGATATGCTGCTAGTATCCCAGTGAAAAAGAGTGCACCTTCAAGCACTGGAAATGCAGCTTGTTCTGGGAAGACGAAGAAGAAAGGGACCTCCTCATCCAGTTCGGATTCAGACTTTAGCAAAGAGAAGGTAGTTGACGCCACAAAAAACAGGGATGTGCCAGCTGCCAGTACGCTGCCTCTGGAAAGTGCATCAGTGTCGGTGCAGCCACCGACGACACAACCTTCATCCAAAGCCAGTGTGTCGGATAGCTCAGACTCTGACACTTTAGTTATTAAAAAACCCATGCAGACTCCACTTCGGTCATCTTTGGTCCCTTCTTCCATGGGGAGAGGAGACGCATTAGCGTCATATGGGGTACAGGGACCAGCTCCTAACCCTATTGCCTTGGGAAGTGGCATTGGGAGAGGACGTGGGAGAGGAGAAGACTTTCCTTGGAGGGGTCAGAGGGGCCGTGGCTTCCGTGGCAGGGGGcgaggagacagggggagagggcgcGGGGACGGTGGCAACCATGGGCGCGGGGACGGTGGCAACCATGGGCGCGGGGACGGTGGCAACCATGGGCGCGGGGACGGTGGCAACCATGGGCGCGGGGACGGTGGCAACCATGGGCGCGGGGACGATGGCTACCATGGGCGCGGGGACGGTGGCTACCATGGGTGCGGGGACGGCAGCAACAATGGGCGCGGGGACGGCGGCAACCATGGGCGAGGGACAGGGGATAGCAATAAATTCTTCTACAATTACGAGACtcagaagcagcagcagctgaATGAATCCACAACGAACAGCTCCGTTGTTATACAG AACCTGCCCGCTGTTCCCAGCAGGGATTACAATGTACTCCCGCTGCTCGCAGCGCCCCCACAGGTCGGGAAGACTATCGCCTTTAAA CTTCTGGAATTAACAGAAAATTATACTCCCGAAGTCTCCGAGTACAAG GAAGGAAGGATAATCAGCTTCGATCCTTTCACTCAACAACTCGAAGTGGACCTCCTCTCGCGCCGATCAG TGTATAAGGAGCCCGGGAAGTTTGACCTCGTGTACCAGTGCGCGGATGGGAGGGATCTGGTTGAGTACGCCGTGTCGCAGGACTCCAGG ATCACGCAGAGCTGGGGCTCCCTCATTGAACCCAGGCTGGTTATGGACGTCGTGCCCGAAGGACCCCCGTGTGCGGAACAGGCGGCCACCAAGACTCTGTGA